In Topomyia yanbarensis strain Yona2022 chromosome 2, ASM3024719v1, whole genome shotgun sequence, one DNA window encodes the following:
- the LOC131682867 gene encoding uncharacterized protein LOC131682867, translating to MQQRISPKATGNLHTRLKNQILQVFHRLFWSKQKNVLSLKGMRPISTKYQNIWPILMNCMYCSYITKKSVRDILNVFPHLMSFEGLQIEKAFEKLNPGYNTNSDLRQIFARGLLIEDDKHMNVHDDCVRGCLRIMAALTRRGIKQKSALQHKNVEDELAAPLIIWIEDTNESLGNLLAKYIAINIESGSFPPPHVVCKTGNYYLFMEGELIACGEDSVQAIDCLFKSFAVFGIGVPTALKKVHEFVEIIGYKLKFYSARLSVRRLTASFTESFKVENIM from the exons ATGCAGCAAAGAATCTCCCCCAAAGCGACCGGAAATTTACACACAAGATTAAAAAACCAAATATTACAAGTATTTCATCGATTATTTTGGAGCAAGCAAAAGAATGTTCTCAGCTTGAAAGGAATGCGGCCAATTTcaacaaaatatcaaaatatatggcCGATACTCATGAACTGCATGTATTGCtcttatataacaaaaaaatccgTGCGGGATATACTAAATGTATTTCCTCACCTAATGTCGTTCGAGGGTTTGCAA ATTGAAAAGGCATTCGAAAAGCTCAATCCTGGATATAACACCAATTCTGATTTACGACAAATATTCGCAAGAGGACTTTTGATAGAAGACGACAAGCACATGAATGTTCATGATG ATTGTGTGCGAGGTTGTCTACGGATCATGGCTGCATTGACAAGACGTGGCATAAAACAGAAATCAGCGCTGCAACATAAAAATGTGGAAGATGAACTTGCCGCGCCATTGATCATATGGATTGAG GATACGAACGAGTCGTTGGGGAATCTTTTGGCTAAATACATTGCAATAAATATCGAGTCCGGTTCATTTCCACCACCACATGTTGTGTGTAAAACTGGAAATTATTACCTATTCATGGAAGGTGAACTCATTGCATGCGGAGAAGACTCTGTGCAGGCCATTGACTGCCTTTTCAAAAGTTTCGCAGTATTTGGGATAGGTGTGCCGACAGCCCTGAAGAAGGTCCACGAATTCGTTGAAATAATTGGTTATAAGTTAAAATTTTACAGCGCTAGACTTTCTGTTCGTCGTCTCACTGCATCGTTTACGGAGTCATTCAAAGTTGAGAATATAATGTAA
- the LOC131680040 gene encoding uncharacterized protein K02A2.6-like produces the protein MANPDPLPDALLAAAVLPPPNFSIDAFDKIKLKWMRWVERLETAFSIFGIADAVMRKNLLLHHMGPETYDVICDKIAPEVPRDKTYEQIVVTLEGFFNPQPLEISENFRFMCRRQGDKNAASPDESVDEYLVSLRRIAVTCNFGDYLDTALRNQLVFGIKRNDIRSRLLERRILTLQEARDIAVSMELSRKGGAEIEGNLAKQEVFALRRMKGKSAKKLKLVKKGNPPRMCIQTRARLAVFAVGINLTLQMHGHLAKVCMKKNAKANDTSGRAGNTANVAQTNYVDQSGNSAKPTNAEVREVCTVESMPGNTKFWLEVRVNGSNIRFEVDTGSPVSIISARLRKSLFSKARLRVCDTNLISYCNNSIDVLGIIDARVESDDKIITLPLYVVNSDKHPLLGREWLKVLSVDWNKVLRGPSAVNTIAAAAASISTAAALEEVLAKYPRVFDNSIGKISSVQANLPLKSNVRPVFVKARKMPFNMQKIVENELDKLVSEGVLTKVNQSNWATPIVPVKKSQNRVRICGDYKQTVNPNLVVDKHPLPTVDELFASLAGGIKFTKIDLVQAYLQMEVAPEDREILTLSTHRGLYRPNRLMYGVASAPAIWQRQMEIILQGIDGVSVFLDDIKISGADDETHLRRLEEVLRRLNLHGIRVNKEKCDFFVDTIEYCGYLIDKDGIHKLRKKIEAIQKMPRPKNKDEVRSFVGLINYYGRFFENLSTVLYPLNNLLKHEVPFKWTNQCEVSFRKVKEQMQSDSFLVHYSPELPLLLATDASPYGVGAVLSHVYPDGTERPIQFASQTLSRVQQNYMQVDKEAYAIIFGVKKLFQFLYGRKFTLITDNQAISKIFGEHRGLPVMSALQMQHYATYLQSFDYEIRFRKSTDHANADAMSRFPLLRADPDNEIEESDVIELNQIDTLPLTAAELAQATAEDQAVRNLIQGIKYGKPVEGGDRFGVDQIEFSLQKGCLLRGIRVYVPAILRKRVLEELHSTHFGTTRTKSLARGYCWWVGMDREIEEMVSNCAECQSVRPEPAKMRLHCWETPTEPFQRVHVDFAGPFMDTYFFILVDAYSKWPEIKVCRSITAENTVNMCREIFSTFGIPSVLVSDHGVQFTSETFQQFLRMNGVMHKMGAPYHPATNGQAERYVQTFKQKLKALKCTKSQLNLELSNILLTYRKMLHPSTGQSPSMLMFGRQIRSRLDLLLPKNEAGRSNNYVVRQFQDGDRVRVRDFLSNSKWKFGRIAEKTGKLRYVVRLDDGRVWERHIDHIAGVGANLRDVSLEGSADNSPEKLDVDHYIRTCSWRVVGENCW, from the exons ATGGCGAATCCGGATCCATTACCTGATGCTTTGCTTGCTGCTGCTGTGCTTCCACCACCTAATTTTTCAATTGATGCTTTCGACAAGATAAAGTTGAAATGGATGCGGTGGGTGGAACGACTGGAAACTGCTTTTTCCATCTTCGGGATTGCTGACGCTGTGATGCGGAAAAATCTACTATTGCATCATATGGGTCCCGAAACGTACGATGTCATTTGCGACAAAATTGCACCAGAGGTTCCCCGAGACAAAACGTACGAGCAAATTGTCGTTACCCTGGAAGGATTTTTCAACCCCCAGCCTTTGGAAATAAGTGAAAATTTCCGGTTCATGTGTCGCCGGCAAGGTGACAAGAATGCTGCTTCCCCCGATGAATCTGTGGACGAATATTTAGTGTCCCTCCGCCGAATTGCTGTTACGTGCAACTTTGGTGATTATCTTGACACGGCGCTGCGAAACCAGCTGGTATTCGGGATAAAACGAAACGATATCCGAAGTCGGCTATTGGAAAGAAGGATCCTTACCCTTCAGGAAGCCCGTGACATTGCTGTTAGTATGGAGCTGTCGCGGAAAGGCGGAGCTGAGATCGAGGGAAACTTGGCGAAGCAAGAAGTCTTCGCGCTGCGCCGGATGAAAGGTAAAAGtgctaaaaaattgaaattagtgAAAAAGGGAAATCCTCCACGAATGTGCATCCAAACGCGGGCAAGGTTAGCTGTTTTCGCTGTGGGGATAAATCTCACCTTGCAAATGCAT GGGCATCTCGCAAAAGTGTGTATGAAAAAGAACGCGAAAGCGAACGATACTTCTGGTCGTGCCGGGAATACAGCAAACGTAGCTCAGACGAATTACGTCGATCAATCCGGTAATAGTGCGAAGCCTACTAATGCGGAAGTGCGCGAAGTGTGTACCGTCGAGTCGATGCCAGGAAATACGAAATTCTGGCTCGAAGTGCGTGTAAACGGATCGAATATTCGGTTTGAGGTCGACACTGGATCGCCAGTCAGTATTATCAGTGCTAGGCTCCGGAAAAGCCTGTTTTCGAAGGCGCGGTTGCGTGTGTGCGATACGAATCTTATTAGTTACTGCAACAACAGCATCGATGTGCTGGGTATCATCGACGCGCGGGTGGAATCCGACGACAAGATTATTACGTTACCGTTGTATGTGGTGAATTCCGATAAACATCCATTGCTGGGAAGAGAGTGGCTAAAAGTTTTGTCGGTTGACTGGAATAAGGTACTCCGGGGACCGAGTGCTGTTAATACAATTGCTGCTGCCGCTGCTTCTATTTCTACTGCTGCTGCGCTCGAAGAAGTGTTGGCGAAGTACCCGAGGGTGTTCGATAATTCAATCGGTAAAATTTCCAGTGTCCAAGCCAACTTACCGTTGAAGAGTAATGTGCGTCCTGTGTTCGTGAAAGCAAGGAAGATGCCCTTCAATATGCAAAAAATCGTGGAGAACGAATTGGATAAACTCGTTTCGGAGGGAGTACTTACAAAAGTTAACCAAAGCAATTGGGCGACACCAATCGTTCCTGTGAAGAAGTCCCAAAATCGTGTGCGGATTTGCGGGGACTATAAACAAACTGTGAATCCAAATCTCGTGGTGGACAAGCATCCACTACCTACTGTGGACGAATTGTTTGCTTCGTTGGCTGGTGGAATCAAATTTACTAAAATTGATCTCGTTCAAGCATACTTGCAAATGGAAGTCGCTCCTGAGGATCGAGAAATTTTAACATTGAGTACTCACAGAGGTTTGTACCGTCCAAATCGTCTGATGTACGGCGTCGCTTCGGCGCCAGCAATCTGGCAACGTCAGATGGAAATAATACTGCAGGGAATTGACGGAGTCAGCGTGTTTCTGGACGACATAAAAATCTCTGGTGCTGATGATGAAACTCATTTGCGTCGGCTGGAAGAGGTTCTTCGGCGACTAAATTTACATGGTATTCGTGTGAACAAGGAGAAATGCGACTTCTTTGTTGACACGATTGAATATTGCGGGTACCTGATTGATAAGGATGGTATCCATAAACTGCGTAAGAAGATTGAAGCGATCCAGAAAATGCCCCGACCGAAAAATAAGGACGAAGTTCGGTCGTTCGTGGGATTAATCAATTACTACGGTCGGTTTTTCGAGAATCTGAGCACTGTGCTGTATCCTCTGAACAACCTATTGAAACATGAAGTGCCCTTCAAGTGGACTAATCAATGCGAAGTGTCCTTCCGGAAGGTGAAGGAACAAATGCAGTCCGACAGTTTCCTTGTCCACTATTCGCCCGAACTACCGCTGCTGCTTGCCACGGATGCATCACCTTACGGAGTTGGTGCTGTGTTAAGCCATGTATACCCCGACGGTACTGAGCGTCCGATACAGTTCGCGTCTCAAACCTTGAGCCGAGTACAACAAAACTACATGCAGGTGGATAAAGAAGCGTACGCTATTATTTTCGGCGTAAAGAAGCTTTTCCAATTCTTGTACGGTCGGAAGTTTACCCTGATTACGGATAACCAGGCGATTTCGAAAATCTTCGGAGAGCACAGGGGATTGCCTGTCATGTCCGCATTGCAAATGCAACACTATGCAACCTATTTGCAGTCGTTCGACTACGAGATACGCTTCAGGAAGTCTACTGATCATGCGAATGCTGATGCCATGTCACGCTTTCCGCTTTTACGTGCTGATCCAGATAACGAAATTGAAGAATCTGATGTCATAGAGTTGAATCAAATTGATACCTTGCCGCTTACAGCTGCTGAGCTAGCGCAGGCTACCGCGGAGGATCAAGCAGTGCGCAATTTGATTCAAGGTATTAAGTACGGGAAACCTGTGGAAGGTGGAGACCGATTCGGAGTGGACCAGATCGAGTTTTCACTTCAGAAGGGATGTCTACTCAGAGGAATACGTGTATATGTGCCTGCCATTTTGCGAAAACGAGTGTTGGAGGAGCTACATTCCACGCACTTTGGAACAACCCGTACGAAATCATTAGCCAGAGGTTACTGCTGGTGGGTAGGCATGGATCGAGAAATCGAAGAAATGGTTTCAAACTGTGCTGAATGTCAATCGGTGAGACCAGAACCTGCGAAGATGAGACTGCACTGCTGGGAAACTCCTACGGAACCTTTCCAGAGAGTTCACGTGGATTTTGCGGGTCCTTTTATGGACACATACTTCTTCATACTGGTTGATGCGTACAGCAAGTGGCCGGAAATCAAAGTTTGCAGGTCGATTACAGCTGAGAACACGGTGAACATGTGTCGTGAAATCTTCAGTACGTTCGGTATTCCGTCAGTATTAGTAAGCGACCATGGCGTTCAATTCACTTCGGAAACATTTCAGCAGTTCTTACGAATGAACGGGGTAATGCACAAAATGGGAGCACCGTATCATCCTGCTACTAATGGACAGGCTGAGCGCTACGTCCAAACGTTTAAACAGAAATTGAAGGCCTTGAAGTGCACAAAGTCTCAACTCAATTTGGAGCTGTCAAACATTTTGCTAACCTACCGGAAAATGCTACATCCTTCTACAGGACAATCACCTTCGATGTTAATGTTCGGTCGGCAGATTCGATCGAGGCTAGATCTACTTTTGCCGAAGAATGAAGCTGGAAGGAGTAACAACTACGTCGTGCGACAGTTCCAGGATGGGGATCGAGTGCGTGTACGAGATTTTTTGTCAAACAGCAAATGGAAATTTGGTAGAATTGCTGAAAAGACTGGAAAATTACGGTATGTTGTACGGTTGGATGATGGCAGAGTTTGGGAACGTCATATCGACCACATTGCTGGCGTTGGTGCCAATCTGCGCGATGTCTCGCTTGAAGGCTCGGCGGACAATTCTCCAGAGAAGTTGGACGTTGACCACTACATTCGTACCTGCAGTTGGAGAGTCGTTGGCGAAAACTGCTGGTAA